In a genomic window of Carassius carassius chromosome 43, fCarCar2.1, whole genome shotgun sequence:
- the LOC132124689 gene encoding receptor-type tyrosine-protein phosphatase zeta-like isoform X1 — protein sequence MEALATRCALFLAQIALFSNTADLSEAYGFRSQKKLSENIDWSYAGTLNQNNWAKKYPSCNNAKQSPINIEESLAQVKIQYQKLRLEGWAEKTSESTIIKNDGKTVAIDVGGDFFVSGGGLRSKFKVGRITFHWGLCNASSDGSEHGLNGEKFPLEMQIYCYDADVFSGLDEALSAGGKITALAVLVKISTEDNANYMAIVDAVNSVSRYGKSGPISPFTLQGLLPNSIEKYFIYNGSLTTPPCSETVEWIVFKNTVTISDVQLEMFCEVMTMQQSGYVMLMDYLQNNYREQQEQFMGQVFSSYTGVEEVHTPICSSEPENVQANHHNHTSMLVIWERPRAVYDSSIERYSVTYRPAQGDDESALEYLTDGDQDVGAIIQDLVANTSYKVQVVAVCTNGLYGRVSDQLTVDMPLDDPETDNDSDSFEYDEEEDYHINPFLIRPGTNQLLYPFQTTTTGPRVTTTQRPVHPVFKTRPRTHERRLPVEDSQKTHDHYIPAVYTDKPTVKYTDQPPVHASITTSFVVDVHTIRPDGSSIVAGVSSESDGQSNTFTESPTTVTPETSGTSETIVTPKIGKTLETSVTPETSRNLETSITLEASITPKTSRTLETSVTPETSRTIETSVTLEPSITPKTSRTLETSVTLEASITPKTSRTLETSLTPETSRTLEASITPKTSRTLETSVTPETSRTLEASITPKTSRTLETSVTPETSRTIEASITPKTSRTLETSVTPETSRTLEASITPKTSRTLETSVTPEISRTLEASVTLEASITPKTSSTLETFVISPLLDISKVEEVTQPVTDSHSYGESSVTVAPLPEIPVESTSFTFPPEVPLWPTTASLPFPTTATFSTVLSQTTQPVFNGESALYAPSVSDTLSYVHASPVSPYSLSSVLSEPIPDWDIPYTVSLLVYGGAQSITPSPSYPTLLLTGSVSYLDMEPVSSGDCNDDDGDDDILSGSISGDPQCRSTLPLQTLPEVTASVISMQPSSEHDLFESLSIVSTLSSLAHLQPSVPVSNDYSLKTTTLDSDSFLSGSVKDSRLLTEWVDSSLVALTFSQDSGASTEISLHASSNFLLPSSTSGLSPCRGLLGDPASPVEHHSLLSTSSAGTLLCSDADLVLRTDALLSSLPIYTMPSSDLSISVSATVSSVAQKITGQSQGASVPIRSSTIVPTSTPEFIFIPTPVVPPTVAVSSAPESSSMPTHSADGQLENSASGWALDLDWGQSSASGDESIVPYITTATPTEVPPDETDDGNEEHSSSFYFEGENGTDSESTEFRVTLRPSPSWTLRGGGEEESGSGENLTDNETSSDFSIPERTERDSEEEPVEDASNSSHESRVGLASSKERQKKAVIPLAVVSTLTFLGLIVLIGIFIYWRKCFQTAHFYIEDSTSPRVISSSPLLSPTGEHEPQSVKQFVKHVAELHNTNSFSREFEEVQTCTVDLGTTTDRSSHPDNKNKNRYVNILAYDHSRVRLAPLNDKDGRSGGDYINANYVDGFNKQKTYIAAQGPLKSSTEDFWRMVWEQNVGVIVMITNLLEKGRRKCDQYWPLENQEGYGCFLVTVKSTNVLAYYTQRTFTIRNTSIKKGSQRGHSNERMVIHYHYTQWPDMGVPEYVLPVLSFVYKSSRSQTEHMGPMIVHCSAGVGRTGTYIVLDSMLKQIKAQGTVNIMGFLKHIRTQRNYLIQTEEQYIFTHDALVEAILSQETEVPSSHIHQYVNNLLTPGASCKTQLEKQFKLVCQPNAKQNDYRSALNDCNRTKNRSCSLIPVEKSRVCLSTSAGETSDYINASYVMGYQHSKEFIITQNPLPSTVKDLWRMVWDHNAQVIVSLPDMSSTTEDSEPIIFWPPRDQPISYETFSVSLKGEGHVCLSSEDMLIVQEYILEATQDDFVLEVKHYRAPHWPNPDSPISNVFELINIIQKESCSKDGPMVVHDECGGVTAGTFCALFTLLQQLEAESALNVYMVAKMINLMRPGVFTDMDQYQFLYKAILSLVSTQEDERALQSSDNNGTVPGGVSSAAESLESLV from the exons GAACTCTAAACCAAAATAACTGGGCAAAGAAATACCCGTCATGCAACAATGCCAAACAATCACCAATAAACATTGAGGAGAGCCTGGCGCAGGTCAAGATTCAATATCAGAAGCTGAGATTAGAGGGATGGGCGGAAAAGACATCAGAGTCCACTATAATAAAGAATGATGGGAAAACAG TGGCCATTGATGTGGGAGGAGATTTTTTTGTGAGTGGAGGGGGTCTCAGGTCCAAGTTTAAGGTGGGACGTATCACTTTCCACTGGGGCCTGTGCAATGCCTCCTCTGACGGGTCGGAGCACGGCCTCAACGGTGAAAAATTCCCCCTGGAG ATGCAGATATACTGTTACGATGCAGATGTTTTCAGTGGCCTCGATGAGGCCCTCAGCGCAGGAGGAAAGATCACAGCGTTGGCCGTGCTGGTTAAG ATAAGCACTGAAGATAATGCAAACTACATGGCCATCGTTGATGCAGTCAACAGTGTCAGCCGTTATG GAAAGAGTGGCCCCATCTCTCCATTCACTCTGCAGGGTCTCCTGCCCAACTCCATAGAGAAGTACTTCATCTATAACGGCTCTCTGACAACCCCACCCTGCTCTGAGACCGTGGAGTGGATCGTCTTCAAAAACACTGTGACCATCTCAGATGTACAG CTGGAGATGTTCTGTGAGGTGATGACCATGCAGCAGTCTGGATATGTCATGCTAATGGACTACCTGCAGAATAACTACAGAGAGCAGCAGGAGCAATTTATGGGACAAGTCTTCTCATCCTACACGGGCGTCGAGGAGGTCCACACTCCTA TTTGTAGTTCCGAGCCTGAGAATGTGCAAGCCAACCATCATAATCACACCAGTATGCTTGTGATCTGGGAGAGGCCACGGGCTGTTTATGATTCAAGCATAGAGAGATACTCAGTCACCTACCGGCCGGCCCAGGGCGATGATGAATCGGCCTTGGAGTACTTGACTGATGGAGACCAGGATGTG GGGGCGATCATTCAAGACCTGGTGGCCAACACTAGTTACAAGGTGCAGGTAGTTGCTGTGTGCACCAATGGTCTGTATGGCAGAGTGAGTGACCAGCTGACCGTGGACATGCCCCTGGATGATCCTG AAACAGACAATGACTCCGACTCGTTTGAGTATGATGAAGAG GAAGACTATCACATCAATCCTTTTTTGATCAGACCTGGCACAAATCAGCTTCTATATCCCTTCCAAACCACTACCACCGGCCCAAGAGTTACTACAACACAGCGCCCGGTCCATCCAGTCTTCAAGACTAGACCAAGGACTCATGAAAGAAGACTCCCGGTAGAAGATTCCCAGAAGACACATGATCATTATATTCCGGCAGTATACACAGATAAACCTACTGTGAAATACACAGACCAACCTCCCGTCCATGCAAGCATAACCACGAGTTTTGTTGTTGATGTACATACCATTAGACCAGATGGCTCTAGCATTGTAGCTGGTGTATCCTCAGAGTCTGATGGCCAAAGCAATACCTTCACAGAGTCTCCAACAACCGTCACCCCTGAAACAAGTGGCACCTCTGAAACAATTGTCACCCCTAAAATAGGCAAAACCCTAGAAACAAGTGTTACCCCTGAAACAAGCAGAAACCTTGAAACAAGTATAACCCTTGAAGCAAGCATTACCCCTAAAACAAGCAGAACCCTTGAAACAAGTGTTACCCCTGAAACAAGCAGAACCATTGAAACAAGTGTAACCCTTGAACCAAGCATTACCCCTAAAACAAGCAGAACCCTTGAAACAAGTGTAACCCTTGAGGCAAGCATTACCCCTAAAACAAGCAGAACCCTTGAAACAAGTCTTACCCCTGAAACAAGCAGAACCCTTGAAGCAAGCATTACCCCTAAAACAAGCAGAACCCTTGAAACAAGTGTTACCCCTGAAACAAGCAGAACCCTTGAAGCAAGCATTACCCCTAAAACAAGCAGAACCCTTGAAACAAGTGTTACCCCTGAAACAAGCAGAACCATTGAAGCAAGCATTACCCCTAAAACAAGCAGAACCCTTGAAACAAGTGTTACCCCTGAAACAAGCAGAACCCTTGAAGCAAGCATTACCCCTAAAACAAGCAGAACCCTTGAAACAAGTGTTACCCCTGAAATAAGCAGAACCCTTGAAGCAAGTGTAACCCTTGAAGCAAGCATTACCCCTAAAACAAGCAGTACCCTTGAAACATTTGTAATCTCACCTTTGTTAGACATTTCTAAGGTTGAGGAAGTGACTCAACCTGTAACTGACTCACACAGCTATGGGGAAAGTTCAGTGACTGTAGCTCCATTGCCTGAAATCCCAGTGGAATCAACTTCCTTTACCTTCCCCCCAGAGGTCCCCCTGTGGCCTACAACTGCTAGTTTGCCTTTTCCAACCACTGCCACTTTCAGCACTGTTCTGTCGCAGACCACCCAGCCGGTGTTTAATGGTGAGAGTGCCTTGTATGCCCCCTCTGTATCTGACACCTTGTCCTACGTGCATGCAAGTCCTGTGTCCCCCTATTCCTTAAGCAGTGTGTTGTCTGAGCCCATCCCTGACTGGGACATCCCGTACACTGTTTCCTTGCTGGTGTATGGTGGTGCACAGTCTATCACCCCTTCCCCTTCCTACCCTACCCTACTCCTCACCGGCTCTGTGTCTTATTTAGACATGGAGCCTGTCTCTAGTGGTGATtgtaatgatgatgatggtgatgatgatattTTATCTGGGTCCATCTCCGGTGACCCTCAGTGTAGAAGTACTCTTCCCCTTCAAACGTTACCAGAGGTGACTGCTTCTGTGATCTCCATGCAGCCAAGCTCTGAACATGACCTCTTTGAGTCCCTCAGTATTGTCTCCACCCTGAGCAGTCTTGCACATCTCCAGCCTTCGGTTCCCGTTTCTAACGACTACTCTCTGAAGACGACAACCCTTGACTCTGACTCTTTTCTCTCAGGTAGTGTTAAGGACTCTAGACTGCTGACAGAATGGGTAGATTCTTCTCTAGTAGCTCTTACATTTAGTCAAGACAGTGGTGCATCTACTGAAATCTCTCTGCATGCCTCTTCTAATTTCCTGTTGCCCTCCTCTACTTCGGGACTGTCCCCATGTAGGGGTCTCTTGGGTGACCCAGCTAGTCCTGTAGAACACCATTCGCTTCTGTCCACCTCTAGTGCCGGTACTCTTCTATGCAGCGACGCAGACTTGGTCCTCCGCACAGATGCTCTTTTGTCTTCTCTTCCCATTTACACCATGCCTTCTAGTGACCTCAGCATTTCTGTTTCAGCCACTGTCAGCAGTGTTGCACAAAAAATAACTGGACAGTCCCAGGGAGCATCTGTTCCCATTAGGTCTTCGACTATTGTGCCAACCTCTACTCCAGAATTCATATTTATACCTACTCCTGTGGTGCCTCCAACTGTTGCAGTTTCCTCTGCTCCAGAATCTAGTTCCATGCCTACACACTCTGCAGATGGACAGCTGGAGAACAGTGCCTCAGGCTGGGCTCTCGACTTAGACTGGGGCCAGAGCTCAGCATCAGGAGATGAGAGTATTGTTCCATACATCACCACTGCCACTCCTACAGAGGTACCTCCTGATGAGACAGATGATGGGAATGAGGAACACTCTTCCTCCTTCTACTTCGAGGGTGAGAATGGCACAGATAGTGAATCTACTGAGTTTAGAGTCACTCTGCGCCCCAGCCCATCCTGGACTCTAAGAGGAGGTGGAGAAGAGGAGAGCGGATCAGGTGAAAACCTCACAGATAACGAGACATCTTCAGACTTCAGTATCCCAGAACGCACTGAGAGGGATTCAGAGGAGGAACCAGTGGAAG ACGCCAGTAACAGTAGTCATGAGTCGCGGGTGGGCCTAGCGAGCAGCAAAGAGCGCCAGAAGAAGGCTGTGATTCCTCTGGCTGTGGTCTCCACCCTCACCTTCCTGGGTCTCATTGTTTTGATTGGCATTTTTATCTACTGGAG GAAATGTTTTCAGACTGCTCATTTCTACATTGAAGACAGCACATCACCCAGGGTTATATCCTCCTCACCATTACTGAGCCCTACAG GTGAACACGAACCCCAGTCAGTAAAACAATTTGTGAAGCACGTGGCTGAGCTTCACAACACCAACTCATTTTCTAGAGAGTTTGAG GAAGTTCAGACATGCACCGTGGACCTCGGAACAACAACAGACCGTTCCAGCCATCCAGACAATAAGAACAAGAACCGATACGTCAACATTTTAGCCT ATGATCACAGCAGAGTGCGACTCGCTCCCCTGAACGACAAAGATGGGAGAAGCGGAGGGGACTATATAAACGCCAACTATGTTGAT GGTTTTAACAAACAGAAAACCTACATTGCAGCACAAGGGCCCTTAAAGTCCAGCACAGAGGATTTCTGGCGGATGGTGTGGGAGCAGAACGTGGGAGTGATTGTTATGATCACAAACCTGCTGGAGAAAGGAAGG AGGAAGTGTGACCAGTACTGGCCTCTGGAGAACCAGGAAGGGTATGGATGTTTTCTGGTTACTGTTAAGAGCACAAACGTCCTCGCTTACTACACCCAGAGAACCTTCACCATCAGAAATACCAGCATAAAGAAG ggtTCTCAGAGAGGTCATAGTAACGAGAGGATGGTAATACATTACCACTACACACAATGGCCTGACATGGGCGTACCGGAGTACGTCTTGCCTGTGCTTTCATTCGTCTACAAGTCCTCTAGATCCCAAACTGAGCACATGGGGCCAATGATTGTACACTGCAG tgctGGAGTGGGCCGAACAGGGACCTACATAGTGTTGGACAGCATGTTAAAACAGATTAAAGCCCAGGGGACAGTCAACATTATGGGATTCCTCAAACACATTCGAACACAACGGAACTATCTAATTCAAACAGAG GAGCAATACATCTTTACCCATGATGCTCTAGTAGAGGCCATTTTGAGTCAAGAGACCGAAGTGCCATCAAGTCATATTCATCAGTATGTTAACAACCTCCTAACTCCAGGAGCCTCATGCAAGACACAACTGGAAAAGCAGTTTAAA CTGGTGTGCCAGCCGAATGCCAAACAGAATGATTACCGCAGTGCCCTGAATGACTGCAACAGAACAAAGAACAGGAGCTGCTCTCTGATTCCTG TGGAGAAATCCAGAGTGTGTCTGTCCACTTCAGCAGGAGAGACGTCAGACTACATCAACGCCTCGTATGTCATG GGTTATCAGCACAGCAAGGAGTTCATCATTACCCAGAATCCTTTGCCCAGCACAGTGAAGGACTTGTGGAGGATGGTGTGGGATCATAACGCCCAAGTTATTGTTTCATTGCCGGACATGAGTAGCACG ACAGAAGACAGCGAGCCAATCATATTCTGGCCACCGAGAGATCAGCCAATCAGCTACGAGACATTCTCTGTGTCATTAAAAGGGGAGGGCCACGTGTGCCTATCCAGTGAAGATATGTTGATAGTGCAGGAGTACATCCTGGAGGCCACACAG gATGATTTTGTTCTAGAAGTGAAGCATTACCGGGCTCCACACTGGCCAAACCCAGACAGTCCCATCAGTAACGTCTTTGAGCTGATCAACATCATCCAAAAAGAGTCCTGCTCCAAAGATGGACCTATGGTTGTACATGACGA GTGTGGTGGTGTGACTGCTGGAACGTTCTGTGCACTGTTCACTCTACTGCAACAGCTGGAGGCCGAGAGCGCACTCAACGTCTACATGGTGGCCAAGATGATCAACCTCATGAGGCCTGGAGTCTTCACTGACATG GATCAGTATCAGTTCCTCTACAAAGCCATTCTGAGTTTGGTCAGCACCCAAGAAGATGAGCGAGCGCTTCAGTCCTCCGATAACAACGGCACGGTCCCAGGAGGCGTCTCGAGTGCGGCCGAGAGTCTGGAATCCTTGGTGTAA